The Pontibacter korlensis sequence CTAACTCTAGCTATTAGCTGCCGCTTTTGCACCAAGAAGTAGTACTGTTACTGCTCTATACTTGTTTGAATTGAACATAGCTGACACAAAAAAGCCCCTGCAGAGATGGCAGGGGCTTGAATGCTTTGGCTAAAGAGAAAAAATGTCTATTTCAGAACGAAAGTTGCTTTGCCAATCAGGAAGCCATCTGCATAAAGCTCTACAGTGTGCTGTCCTTTTTTATACTCAGCATTTTTATCGTAAGTAAAGCTTAACGCCTGCTGTGTGTTGTCAAAAACAAAGTCACGCTTGGCAGTATAATACATGTCTTCTCCGTCAACCTGGAAAGTGCCTGAGCCTGTAGAGAGGTTGTACAGTGCAGCACCATCCGGCTCGATCATACGCATGTAAACTGTCTTAGGCTCCTTCTTTGCTACATCGTTTTTAGCCAACGTAAAATCGATGCGAAGTTTGTCGACACGTTTTGCTCTAAACTCATTGTCATCGTCTTCCTTCTCTTTACCACGCTGGTTAATGATGTTTACATTAAGTCCATGCGCCTCGAGCTTGGAAGCTACACGAACTTGCTGGCTAAGTTCCTCATTGGTGGAGCGCATGGTGGTTAAGCTATCAGATAGGCGCGTTTGCGTGGTTTTCAGGTCTGTATTCTCAGTAAACAACACTTCGTTGTCCTGCTTCAGGCGAGCAATTTCTTGGTCTTTCTCCTGCAGCTGTTTTTCGAAGGCACTTGCTCTGTCACGGAAGCGACGCTGATCAGCCAGACTATAGCTTCTTTTTCTAAAACCGCGAAGTTCTTCCAGGTCAGCAGTAATAGTGGCAATTTGTGACTCCAGAGAGTCATTCTCCAGGCCCATAGCAGAAAGCTCTTGGCTCTGACGCTCAAAATCTGCTTTTAAAGCCTCATAGACTTTAATCTGGTTTTCCAGCTCGCTGTTTTTTACGTTGATGATTTCAGCCTGCTCTTCTGTTTTCTCCTTCTTCTGATAGTTCATGTAGATCAGAATGCCATTGATGCTGATAAGCACCACCAAAAGGCCTCCTATCAATAATTTGCGGTTACTTCGTGTTTCAGGAGTGTTTGCTGACATGTTCTTATAATGTTTGATGTTTGATTACCCGATGTTATACATTAGTTTTAGTGCTGGCATAAAAATCCAGAACAGTGCAAGAGTCAAATATATAAATTTGATTTTGTAATATTAGAAAGATGAACCGAGATTTTACCGCAGCATATTGGCAGCAGCGCTACCAGCAAAACCAGACTGGCTGGGATGTTGGAGGTATAACGCAGCCGCTCCGAGATTATTTTGATCAGTTGGACAACAAAGCTGCGCGCATTTTGATTCCGGGCAGTGGCAATGCTTATGAGGCAGAATATTTGTTCTATAACGGGTTTAATAATGTTTACGTAGCTGACGTGGCAGAAGCACCTTTAACGAATTTTGCTTCGCGTGTACCAGCTTTTCCCAAAAGTCACCTCCTGCACCAGAACTTTTTTGAACTACAGGAGCAGTATGACCTGATCATAGAGCAGACGTTCTTCTGCGCCCTCGATCCACAGCTAAGGCCGCAGTATGCAGAAAAAAGTGCCCAGCTTTTAAAACCTGGTGGCAAATTGATGGGCCTGCTCTTTGATACCACATTTTCTAATCCTGGGCCTCCTTTTGGCGGTGATCGTAATGAGTACCGGAAATACTTTGAGCCATACTTCAACTTCCTGCATTTCGAAAAAGCATACAACTCTATTCCACCCAGAGAGGGCCGGGAGCTATTTATTCTTCTGCAGGTAAAGGAGGAGTCTAAAACTATATTAAAGTAATAGAGGAGCCTCAGAATTCGCGTTTGATTTCTACCTTTGCAACACCTTTAAGGCAACCTAAAGTATAAGAGAGATATGTTTGAGATACCAAAGTTAAAGAATACTGATAGCGGCAACTTCTTCCTGATGGCTGGCCCTTGTGCTATAGAGGGGGAGGAGATGGCGCTGCAAATTGCAGAACGTGTAAAAACAATAACAGACAAACTGCAGGTGCCGTGGATTTTTAAAGGCTCTTATCGTAAGGCCAATCGCTCACGCCTGGACTCTTTTGCAGGCATTGGTGATGAAAAGGCATTGAGAATTTTGCAAAAGATTGGCCGAGAGTTTGACGTTCCTGTGGTTACTGATATACATGAAAGCGCTGAGGCTGCCATGGCTGCAGAGTATGTGGATGTGTTACAGATACCTGCTTTTTTATGCCGCCAGACTGACCTTTTGGTAGCTGCTGCCAATACTGGTAAGGTTGTGAATATCAAGAAAGGTCAGTTTTTGTCTGGAGATGCCATGCGATTTGCTGTTGACAAAGTACGCGAATCAGGAAATGACAAGGTAATTCTAACAGACCGTGGGAACAGCTTTGGCTATTCAGATCTGGTGGTTGACTTCAGAAATATACCTGCAATGCGTGCTACTGGTGCACCTGTGGTGATGGACATTACACACTCGTTGCAGCAGCCAAACCAAAGCTCAGGTGTAACAGGAGGTAAGCCAGCGCTGATAGAGACTATCGCAAAGGCTGCAATAGCTGTAGGAGCAGATGGCTTGTTCATTGAGACTCACCCAGAGCCAAGTATTGCTAAGTCTGACGGAGCTAATATGCTTCCATTAGACCAACTGGAAGTACTCCTGCAAAAGCTTGTGCGTATTCGCCAGGCCATTAGCTAGTTTCTTAGATTATTTAACAAAAAGGCCAGAAGAACTTTATATTTAAGCTCTTCTGGCCTTTTTGTTTCAAGCTCCACTTAATTTAGTAAAACAGCGTAAAGTTCTCTTTGGGTTGTTGCTTTCGGAAGAACACCAGGCCTACAAAGTATAAGTCCACGGTTTGGCAAACTTTGGGGTGGCGCTTGATTTCTTTCCAGGCGCGCTTCATTTCTCCAGACCAGTATATATCATCCAGCACGAGCACCGTTCCCTCATGGCTTTTCGCCAGACAACTTTCAAAATACTGCAGTGTTGGCTCGTACCGATGGTTCCCATCCAGAAAAGCTAAGTCAAGCTGCTCAACCTTTTGTAGCTGGCGCTCCAGCGTCTCATCAAGGTTACCCTCTATTAGTTCTATATTTTGGTAGCCGAGCTTAGAAAAGTTCTTCTTTGCAGTTTGGGCAATGTTTGGGCAGCCTTCAAAAGTATAGATGTGAGCTGTTTTTCTGGCTTCTGCCAAGTATGAGGTTGTTATACCGAGTGAGGTACCCAGTTCAAAGATAGTTTGTGGCTGAAAATGATTTGCCAAGCGAAACAGCAGCTGTCCATACTTAGCTGGCTTAGCCGAAGTTCTGGCAATATCCTTTACCTGCCTTGTTTTTTGGTTTATACTTCTGGAGCCAGCACCAAAATCGGTTACCTGTAGTTGGCTACTATCCTGCAGTAAATCATCACGCAGCGTTTCAACTTGGTCGTAGGCCAGAAAGTGACCGGAGTGATGGATTACGTTGTGGTACAGGTCGAACACAAAAGGGGAGTGGACACCGTGCAGCTTATAAGCGCGCAGGCGGTAGTGCAGGTAATCAGCGGCTAAAC is a genomic window containing:
- the kdsA gene encoding 3-deoxy-8-phosphooctulonate synthase; the encoded protein is MFEIPKLKNTDSGNFFLMAGPCAIEGEEMALQIAERVKTITDKLQVPWIFKGSYRKANRSRLDSFAGIGDEKALRILQKIGREFDVPVVTDIHESAEAAMAAEYVDVLQIPAFLCRQTDLLVAAANTGKVVNIKKGQFLSGDAMRFAVDKVRESGNDKVILTDRGNSFGYSDLVVDFRNIPAMRATGAPVVMDITHSLQQPNQSSGVTGGKPALIETIAKAAIAVGADGLFIETHPEPSIAKSDGANMLPLDQLEVLLQKLVRIRQAIS
- a CDS encoding methyltransferase domain-containing protein, giving the protein MNRDFTAAYWQQRYQQNQTGWDVGGITQPLRDYFDQLDNKAARILIPGSGNAYEAEYLFYNGFNNVYVADVAEAPLTNFASRVPAFPKSHLLHQNFFELQEQYDLIIEQTFFCALDPQLRPQYAEKSAQLLKPGGKLMGLLFDTTFSNPGPPFGGDRNEYRKYFEPYFNFLHFEKAYNSIPPREGRELFILLQVKEESKTILK
- a CDS encoding O-methyltransferase — its product is MSYFRLAADYLHYRLRAYKLHGVHSPFVFDLYHNVIHHSGHFLAYDQVETLRDDLLQDSSQLQVTDFGAGSRSINQKTRQVKDIARTSAKPAKYGQLLFRLANHFQPQTIFELGTSLGITTSYLAEARKTAHIYTFEGCPNIAQTAKKNFSKLGYQNIELIEGNLDETLERQLQKVEQLDLAFLDGNHRYEPTLQYFESCLAKSHEGTVLVLDDIYWSGEMKRAWKEIKRHPKVCQTVDLYFVGLVFFRKQQPKENFTLFY